Genomic window (Pseudomonas azadiae):
ACGTTGCTTACTTCTTTACGCGGTTTCTGGGGCCAGTTGGCCACACCCGGGTAGCCAACCGTGATCAACATCACCGGCACTTCTTCATCCGACAGCCCAAACTCCTTGGCCACTGCAATTTGATCGAACCCGATCATCGGCGTCGAAACCAGGCCTTGGCCCTTGGCGGCCAACATCAGGGTCATCGCGGCTAGTGAGCCAGAGCGGATGGCTTCGTCGCGCTGCAATTGAGCGTTTTCCTTGTACATGCCTTGAGCCGCACCCACCCACATGTCATAGACGGACTGGTCAATGATTCCGGCATCCAGGGTCGGCTTCAATGCATCGGGCAAAGTTAGATGCGGGTTCAGGGTGCCGCAGACAATAAACGTCACAGCGGCGTCCACGACCTTTTGCTGACCGAATGCCAATGGCAACAAGCGCGCTTTGGCTTGAGTGCTGTGTACTGCTAGGAACTTCCAGTTTTGCAGGTTGAAGGCGGACGGCGCGTGCGTAGCCAAGTCGACCAACGCGGTGATCTGAGCGATCGTCAGTGAACGTTCAGTGTCGTAGCTGTTGGCGGAGACGCGAGACTTAATAACTTCAGCGATAGCGGACATGGTGATCTCTGTGCGGGATAAGGATAGGCAGGGCACGTTAGTCACTGTTGAACCTGCGCCTTGTTTCAATTCAGCGGCTGAAACCATCGAATGGGGTCATGTAAACGGCGCCGAACGGGTCCAGGCGCTTGCGGATTTCAGCGTCGGGGGTGCCGTAGACCACCAGGCTAGTGACGGTGCACAACTCCAGGAAACGCTGGCCGAAAGGCGCAAACGTGGTGTCGACGTGGCTTACCACGGCATCGACGTTATAACGCTCAAGGATGTGCACGGTACTGTTGTCTTCGTTGACGCTGTATTCGTAAACCAGTGTGCCCGGCTCAGCCTTGGTGGCAGCAACGATTGTGGCGATCAGTGCTTTGAATTCAGCGAGCTCTGCGGGCTTGACCGCGAGGGAGAACAGGCAGGAAATATGGGGATGCATGGTGGCGGTCTCCGGCAGATGGATGACAAAAGTCTGCACGGCCACATCGCTGGGTTAGCCGATGCATGCGGTGCAGGTTGGGGCAGCGTCAGGACTTTTCGGGTGCTTCGCCGAACAGCTTGCCGGCGCCGGCCCAATCCGAGGCGGCTACGTCTTCGAAAATCACATAGATGTAATTGGCATCGGTACCGGTGTGTTTAACGATGCTTTCGGTGATATCGGCTGCAACAGCAGCTTTCTGCGCGTGTTCTTTACCTTCGAACCAGCTCACACGTACGACGGGCATGAAATATTCCTTCTAGGGCATTGACTGGGAGAGGTGCGCGAAGTGCACCGTTGTCTGACTGGAATCCATCGTACTGTTGAACACTGTGGCGATAAACGGCCTGCAACTATAATCTTGGTAGATCAAAACTCTACAATGGCGGGCTCATCATGGTACCTATCGACTCCTTTCAGGGCGTCATCACCTTCGTTGTGGCCGCGCGTTCGTCCAGCTTTACCCAGGCAGCAGATCGCTTGGGACTGTCAAAATCTGCCGTTGGCAAGGCCATTGCGCGTTTGGAAGAGCGTCTGGGCACGCAGTTGTTTCATCGCACGACGCGACGGATATCTCTCACCGCCGATGGTGAGGCCTACTTCGTCGCGTGTTCCACGGCCTTGGAGGAAATCGGCACCGCTGAAAGCGGTCTGGGGCCAGGTGGTGGTGAACCTTCTGGCCGTTTGCGGGTTGATGTCCCGGTGGCCTTCGGACGGCGGGTCGTCGCGCCACTGTTGTTTGAGATCGCCAACAAATACCCGGCGCTGCAATTGAGCCTGACGTTTTCCGATCATCTGGTGGACCCGTTCGAAGAGGGTATTGATTTGTTGGTACGGTTCGGCGAACTGCAGGACACCAGCGGCCTGGTAGCGCGACGATTGACCCGCCAACGCTGGGCCGTCTGCGCTTCCCCTGACTACCTTGCGCGCTTTGGCACCCCGCAAACGCTGGAAGAGCTGACCCAGCATCGTTGCATCGTCGGCCATCGGCGCGGCCAGCCGCTGGCGTGGCGAGTGATGCAGGCGGGTCAGACCGTCCGTTACGCCCCTCCTTCAACGCACCAGATCGGCGATGGCGAAGTCATGATTCTTGCCGCCGTGGCTGGCGCCGGCCTGTGCCAGATGCCACGCAGCCTGTTCCAGAATGACATCGAGGCCGGCAGGCTGGTCGAGGTGCTGCAAGCCTATGAGCCTGAAGCGGTCGATGTGCATGCGGTCTGGCCGAAGGTGTCGCACCTTCGTCCCAAGGTTCGGTATGTGGTCGACGAGTTGGTCAAGTTGTGCGCGCATTGGCAGTAAACGCTGTACACGCAGTCATTCGCTGAACCGATCGAACATCAGTTGTCCGAACCATTTATTTCCGGGTCCGGTTGTATTTGCTCGGCCAGAATAAGTTGATGGCGATTTTGGGAAGCAACGGAACTGGAGGGCTGGGAAGTGAATGGATCTCCATGCCCATAAAAAGCCAGAAATGATCAGTTAAACAGCCTGTCCAACGACGCCTAAAGACTCTCAGGGTCGCCAAAAAACATCTGAATCCGCGACCGCAACCACCGCTCACCCGGATCATTATCCTGCGACCCACGCCACGCCATATGCAGTTCAAAACTGCGCACCGGCAACGGCGGGTCTTCCGCTCGCAGACCTCCAGCCGAGGTCAGCGCCTGCGCTGCGTAATCCGGCACGGTCGCCAGGATATCGGTACCCGCCAGCAGTGTGCCCAGGCCGTTGAACTGCGGCACCGCCAGTACCACGTGGCGTTTGCGGCCGAGTTTTTCCAGTTCTTCATCAATAAACCCGCTCAAGTCACCGGCAAACGAAACCAATGCGTGGGGGCGGGCGCAGAAGTCGTCCAGGCTCAGGGAGCCCGGTACGCTGTCGGCGCGCAGCAGTTTGGGCAGGCTGCGGCGCAGCACTTTGCGCTTGGCGTTGGCCGGCAGGTCGGCGGTGTAGCTCACGCCGATGGAGATTTCGCCGGAGGCGAGCAGGCCGGGCATCAGGATGTAGTTGACGCGGCGCACCACCAGTACGATGCCGGGAGATTCGGCGCGCAAGCGCTTGAGCAGTGGGGGCAGCAGGGCGAATTCGACGTCGTCGGACAGGCCGATGCGGAACACGGCGGTGCTGGTGGCCGGGTCGAATTCGGCGGCGCGGCTCACGGCGGTGGAAATCGAGTCCAGGGCCGGGGAGAGCAGGGCGAAGATTTCCACCGCGCGGGCCGACGGTTCCATGCTGCGGCCGGTGCGCACGAACAGCGGGTCATCAAACAGCCCGCGCAGGCGTGACAATGCCGCGCTGATGGCCGGCTGGCCGAGGAACAGTTTCTCGGCGGCGCGGGTCACGCTGCGCTCATGCATCAAGGTTTCGAATACGATCAAGAGGTTAAGGTCGACACGACGCAGGTCGTTACGGTTCATCTTGTGTCCTGGAAGAGTCAGCTGACTTGACGAAAGCGATCATATAAGAACCCCGGAGATTCCATTTGGAAGCATGACCGGCATGAATCTTACGGGGAAAGGCTGTTACTCTGCACAGGAAAATTGAGTTTTCCTACGATACTTGAAGGCTATTCCGCAGAGGCGGAATCAATGATGGGCATGTTGACTATTAATGGCGACCGGTGGTCTTACCCGCAAAGCCCAGATAGAGTTCATGGCATTAGACGTTACTTTGACGAGGTTTGCGATGTCCCGCACGATTCGTTTTCACAAGTTTGGTCCGGCCGAGGTGCTCAAATGCGAAGAGCATGCAGCCGCGCAGCCCGCACCGGGCGAAGTGCAGGTGCGTGTCGAAGCGATTGGCATCAGCTGGTACGACATTCTGTGGCGCCAGAACCTGGCGTCGTCCCACGCTCGTTTGCCGTCCGGCCTTGGCCATGAGATGGCCGGCGTAGTCGTTGCTGTTGGCGACGGCGTGGATGACCTGGCCGTGGGCGATAAGGTGGCCAGTTTTCCGGCCGAGAGCCCCAATGATTACCCGGTGTATGGCGAGCAGATCGTCTTGCCCCGTTCGGCCCTGACCCGGTACCCGGATGTCTTGAGCCCTATCGAGGCCAGCGTGCATTTCACGCCGCTACTGATTGCCTACTTTGCGTACATGGATCTGGCGCGGGTCAAGCCCGGGCAATTTGCCCTGGTGACTGACGCCAGCCACTGCGCCGGCCCGTCCTTTGTGCAACTGGGCAAAGCCCTGGGGGTACGAGTGATTGCAGCCACCAAGGACAGCGCGGAGCGCGAATATCTGCTCTCGCTGGGTGCGGAAAAGGTCATTGTCACCGAAGAGCAGGACCTGCTGATGCAAATCAACAAGTTCACCGACAACCGCGGTGTCGACGTGGTGTTCGATGGCTTGGGTGGCCCACAAATGTCGTTGCTCGGCGATGTACTGGCACCGCGTGGCAGCCTCGTGCTGTATGGCTTGCAGGGCGGCAACCAGACGCCATTCCCAGCGTGCGCGGCGTTCCAGAAGAATATCCAGTTCTTTGTGCATTGCATCGGTAACTTCACCGGCAAACCTGAGCTTGGCATTATCCAGGACCAAGTTGCCTTGCAGCGGGCCCTGCGGGATATCAACCAACTGACAGCCGACCGCGTGCTGGTGCCGCTGAAAACCACCGTGTTCCCTTTCAGTCAATTCGTGGAAGCGCACCGCTACATGGATGAATGCCCGTGCCGCGAGCGCGTCGCGTTGCAGGTTGAAGCTGTTTAGGGTGTAGGAATGTTCTCAATCGAGCATTCCTCGCCGTTGGCGCATGGGGCAAATGCGCCATATGACAGGGCTTAACTAGAGCGCCCATCCAGTGCCTCGCTGGCACTTTACCCCCCTGAATCCTGATTTTTTCGCCGACGCCGCCCTGAATTCCAGCGCGGCGTCTTTGTGTGCATGTGATTCGGTTGTTCGCCTTTATCCATCTGCATGGGTTTTCGACAAGCTTCTGTATCTATTAATCATTATTCCAGCGCTGATAATTACACCTTCACTTTCATCTCAAGGACTGAGCAATGATCGATTGTCTGATACTTGCGCCGCGAGTGCCTGAAACTAACGTTGAGGTGTTCCCGGAGCGCCAGGTAAGCAGGCGAGCCTATGGGCTGCGTCAATACAATAAGTGGGAAAGTATGTCGTGGTTATTTGTAAGACGCTTCTTTTAATAGTCAGTTAAAGGTGTGTAAGAGCTCGTAGGAAAGATCCTAAAGCCGCGATCGGATCCATTCAGGCCCAGTAAAGCAGGGGTTTCTCAACGTTTTCGAGGCGAGGGCTCCGCACGAGGGCGGGCATGTCATTTTGTTGCGTAGTGCTAGTGTCAAGTCAAAGACGCACACGGTAGTGCACGCATGTCTTACACACGTAATAGGTCGAGCAAATACTGTCAGCAGTTGCTTGAAATTGATATTTGAACTCAGGTAATAGAATGATGAGCACTATTCACGAGCAGGCGATGACTTATGTTTACCAGCAAGTTCTGCAACGTTTGATCGGGCACTTTACCCGCGAAGAACGAACGGCACTCCAGTTGTTGGTCCAGCGAATCATTGTCGCCGCAGGAGGCATGGAGCAAGTAGGCGGATACAAAGTGCTGGTGGCGCATGGGGGCGGCGAAGTGAGCAGCTACACATTGGCACTGTTGCGTGCCGCGCAGTTAACCATTGCTGGCCGAGCCCCGCGCACCTTTCACCTGCGCGTCGCAACGTTGAGGCATGGGGGAATGACCGAGAGCACGCTCGATGGCATCAACCAGGGCTATGGCCGTCTATTTCTGCACGACGATCCAAGGGTCGAACTGCTGATGGTGGAGAATCAGGAAGTACTGCCTTTTAACCACTTGCGGCCCGCATCAATCGCTGGGCGACAAATCAGCCAGCGCAATAGTCTGATGCTGGGTCACCTGAGCTCCGGTGATTGCCGCGCCACGTTGTGCAGCGATACCTACCTGGCACTGGGGGATTTTTACCAGCGTGTCACCTGTTGGCAGGGCGGGGTGCATGCACTGGTCAGCGGTGACTCACCGCGCAAGCAAAGTCATTTTCTGGCATGGCTTAAAAACATGGCACACGGCGCGGGTATCGCAATGCCCGACGCGTGGCCGTCGTCGCTCACCGGTCTGTTCGCCCAAATGAACGACTGGAGCACAGGTTATTATCGCGACGTGTACGGCGAGCATTATGTCGAGAGTGCGAACCCCAGCAAAGCCAGCCATCGTCACCTGGCCTACATCAGCGTCGCCGATTTGATTGACGACATAGACCTGCGAACCTCGACCATGCTCACCGAGTTCATGGCCTTCGCCCATGACCCGATGGGTTTTCACTTCAGCCACCCAGGCTACTCCAGCCCCCGGCTGATGGCTCATCTGCGTGGGCTCCAGGCCGAATGCCTGCGAGACCTGACCTATGAAGAAGGAGTGCAAGGTTTTATCCAGCGGTCGGCCCGGTACCTGCCCGAAGCGTTTCTCGCGCAGGCAGGCACCCGTGAAGGGCGCATGGAATCGAGCGCCTGTGCCCAGCAGTTCTTTGGGCTGGACGAAACTCAATTGATCTGCCTGCTGTTTTCACCGTTTATTCATCATGGTGAGCGGCTGGAAGGTTATCTGCGCCAGTGCCACCCAGGCATGCTGGTTGCGCTGCCCGAGCTGCACAAGGTCCTGCAGGGCCAGCCGTGCGCCGACATGCTGCAACAATGGGCGACTGACACCAGCGGCTTGCCGTTGCCTTTGTTGCAGCACCTGTACCGCAAACGGCCCTCGGGCAACGCAAGCAACAAATTGCGCAGTGCTGGCATCTCTGCCCATGGCAGTGCGCAGGCCTGTCAATTGTCCGGGCGATGACACTGCGCGGCGAGCGGCGGGCGGATTTCGCGTATCAGGCGGTTTACCGCTACATGATCAACCTGATCAACGACGTCAGCACCGATGCGCGGGTAAAGCTGCCGTCCCTGCGGCAGTTGGCGGGGCGCTTGAACGTATCGATCTCGACGGTCCAGTACGCCTATTCGCTGCTCGAGAAGGAGGGCAGGGTCTATTCGGTGGCCAAGTCGGGTTATTACGCCTGGCCGCTGTCGGCAAACCCGATGGTGGGGGCAGGGGGGGACCTGCTCGACCGGCTCTACGCAGCGGCGCGTCGCCCAGGCATGGTGGTGCTCAGTGGGGATGATCCCTCGTTGCTGGCATCTCTGGACAGCAGCCTGTTGCGCCTGGAACGCGAGCTGGTGCGCCAATACCCGCGGCAATTGCAACCGTGGGCGCAGCCCTGCGGTGTCTGGGAACTGCGTGCAGCGCTGGCGGCGCGGTATACCTCATCGCCCACGCGCTGCTGGCACGCCGATGACGTCTACATCGGTGCCGACCTGCGGGGCGTGCTGGACATTCTCATCGAGGTTCTGGGTCTTAAGGGAACCACGGTGATTGTGGAATCACCGTGCGATTGGCTGGTTCTGCGCCTGCTTCAGGATGCCGGGGTACGCATTATCGAATTGCCGTGGACGTCCCAGGGGCGTCTGGACCTGGTGAGCCTGGATCAGTTGTTGTGCGATGAACCTGTGCACCTGGTGTTGCTGTCATCCCGATTCAGCCTGCCGGCCGGGACCGTCATGCCGACCCAGGACCGCCTGGCCCTCGCGCAAATGCTCGATCAATATGGTTGCTGGTTGCTGGAAAACGACACTTTTGGCGAATTGGGCTTCAAGGAACCGCAGGCGGCGCTGCACGAGTTGGTGAACCCTGAACGATTGATGGTGTTTTCTTCGTTCGAGAAAGTATTGGGGTCGGAAGCGCCCTATGGCTATCTGCTCTCTCGGCGTATGAGCAGCGAGTTGCAGCGTCAGTTTTTGCTGCGTTCCTTTCGCCTGTCGTCGATCCGCCAGCGCGCCATCGCCCGTCTGTATCAGAGCGGACGAATCGACCAGCACCTGCGCGCTTTGCGCCTGCTGTTGCATCAGCAGGGGGAGCAGATGTGTCAACGCCTGGACCAGCATCTGGGCGATCAAGTGGCCTTCCGGCCGCCGGTTGCCGGGGCGACGTTCTGGCTGGGTTCCACAAGACCTGTGGATATGCGCCAGGTATTCCAGCGCCTGCTCGCCCGGCAGGTGGTGATTGCACCCGGTGAGTTATTCAGCGTCAGCGGCCTGCATCAGCAATATTTGCGCCTGAGCCATACCTTTCACGGGCAGCCCGACCTGGATATTGCCCTGGCTGCGATAAGCGAAGCGCTGCATCAGGCGCAGACCGATTGAATACGCGAAGTTTCTGTTAGTTTTGTCGGATCGATAACGTCGCGCGGTAGTCGAACTCTCAGTAAACTGCCTTCACTTCCGAATTCTTCTTTGCGAGGTCCATGCATGACAATCAGTCCTTTTGCGGGCAAACCGGCGCCAGCCCAGTTGCTGGTGGATCTCCCGCGACTGGTTACGGCCTATTACACCGGCCGGCCTGATGCAGCTATCTCCACCCAACGCGTCGCTTTTGGTACCTCCGGGCACCGTGGCAGCTCGTTCGATTTGAGCTTTAACGAATGGCACGTGCTGGCCATCAGCCAAGCCATCTGCCTGTATCGCGAAGCCCAGGGTATCAACGGCCCCCTGTTTGTTGGCCTGGACACTCACGCGCTGTCCACGCCTGCCGGTGCCAGCGCCCTGGAGGTGCTGGCCGCTAACGGCGTGCACGTGATGCTGGCCGAAGGCGATGAATACACGCCGACCCCCGCCATTTCCCACGCGATCATCTGCTACAACCGTGGCCGTACCAGCGGCTTGGCCGACGGCATCGTGATCACGCCGTCGCACAACCCGCCGCAGAGTGGCGGCTACAAGTACAACCCGCCCAATGGCGGCCCGGCCGACACCCATGTGACCAAGTGGATCGAAGCCAAGGCCAATGAACTGCTGGCCGCTCAATTGGCCGGGGTCAAGCGCATGCCCCATGCTCAGGCACTCAAGGCCGCCACCACCCATCGTCATGATTACCTCAATAGCTACGTGGCAGACCTGGTCAATGTGATCGACATGGACGCCATCCGCAGCGCAGACCTGCGCCTGGGCGTAGACCCATTGGGTGGCGCAGGTGTGCGCTACTGGTCGGCGATTGCCGAGCACTACCGGTTGAACCTGGAGGTGGTGAACACTGAAGTCGACGCCACGTTCCGCTTCATGAGCGTCGACTGGGACGGCCAGATCCGCATGGACCCGTCTTCCAGCTACGCCATGCAAGGCCTCATCGGCCTCAAGGAGCGCTTTGACGTGGCCTTCGCCTGCGACCCGGACCACGACCGCCACGGCATCGTCACCCCGTCCGGTGGCCTGTTGGCGCCCAACAATTACCTGGCGGTGTCCATCGACTACCTGTTCCAGAATCGCCCCGAGTGGCGCGCCGACGCGGCCGTGGGCAAGACCGTCGTCAGCAGCGGCCTGATTGACCGCGTGGCTGCGCGTATCGGCCGTCGTCTGTACGAAGTGCCGGTGGGCTTCAAATGGTTCGCCGATGGTTTGTTCGAAGGTTCGCTGGGGTTTGGTGGCGAAGAAAGCGCCGGCGCTTCGTTCTTGCGCAAGGACGGGACCGTGTGGAGCACTGACAAGGACGGCTTGATCCCCGCGCTGCTGGCGGCGGAAATGACCTCGCGCAAAGGCCAGGACCCCAGCCAGATCTACCGCGGCCTGACCGACGCCCTGGGCGAGCCGTTCGCGATTCGTGTGGATGCCAAGGCCACCCCGGCGCAGAAAGCCTTGCTCGGCAAGTTGTCGCCCGACCAGGTGACCTCCACCGAGTTGGCCGGCGAAAGCATCCAGCAGATTCTCAGCCACGCGCCGGGCAATAACCAGGCGATCGGCGGGCTGAAGGTGATGACCGAAAACGGCTGGTTCGCCGCACGGCCATCGGGTACCGAGGACATCTACAAGATCTACGCCGAGAGCTTTATCGGTGAAGATCACCTCAAGCGGTTGGTGGAAGAGG
Coding sequences:
- a CDS encoding nitroreductase family protein, whose product is MSAIAEVIKSRVSANSYDTERSLTIAQITALVDLATHAPSAFNLQNWKFLAVHSTQAKARLLPLAFGQQKVVDAAVTFIVCGTLNPHLTLPDALKPTLDAGIIDQSVYDMWVGAAQGMYKENAQLQRDEAIRSGSLAAMTLMLAAKGQGLVSTPMIGFDQIAVAKEFGLSDEEVPVMLITVGYPGVANWPQKPRKEVSNVLQFV
- a CDS encoding putative quinol monooxygenase produces the protein MHPHISCLFSLAVKPAELAEFKALIATIVAATKAEPGTLVYEYSVNEDNSTVHILERYNVDAVVSHVDTTFAPFGQRFLELCTVTSLVVYGTPDAEIRKRLDPFGAVYMTPFDGFSR
- a CDS encoding tautomerase family protein produces the protein MPVVRVSWFEGKEHAQKAAVAADITESIVKHTGTDANYIYVIFEDVAASDWAGAGKLFGEAPEKS
- a CDS encoding LysR family transcriptional regulator, whose translation is MVPIDSFQGVITFVVAARSSSFTQAADRLGLSKSAVGKAIARLEERLGTQLFHRTTRRISLTADGEAYFVACSTALEEIGTAESGLGPGGGEPSGRLRVDVPVAFGRRVVAPLLFEIANKYPALQLSLTFSDHLVDPFEEGIDLLVRFGELQDTSGLVARRLTRQRWAVCASPDYLARFGTPQTLEELTQHRCIVGHRRGQPLAWRVMQAGQTVRYAPPSTHQIGDGEVMILAAVAGAGLCQMPRSLFQNDIEAGRLVEVLQAYEPEAVDVHAVWPKVSHLRPKVRYVVDELVKLCAHWQ
- a CDS encoding LysR family transcriptional regulator; amino-acid sequence: MNRNDLRRVDLNLLIVFETLMHERSVTRAAEKLFLGQPAISAALSRLRGLFDDPLFVRTGRSMEPSARAVEIFALLSPALDSISTAVSRAAEFDPATSTAVFRIGLSDDVEFALLPPLLKRLRAESPGIVLVVRRVNYILMPGLLASGEISIGVSYTADLPANAKRKVLRRSLPKLLRADSVPGSLSLDDFCARPHALVSFAGDLSGFIDEELEKLGRKRHVVLAVPQFNGLGTLLAGTDILATVPDYAAQALTSAGGLRAEDPPLPVRSFELHMAWRGSQDNDPGERWLRSRIQMFFGDPESL
- a CDS encoding zinc-dependent alcohol dehydrogenase family protein, translated to MSRTIRFHKFGPAEVLKCEEHAAAQPAPGEVQVRVEAIGISWYDILWRQNLASSHARLPSGLGHEMAGVVVAVGDGVDDLAVGDKVASFPAESPNDYPVYGEQIVLPRSALTRYPDVLSPIEASVHFTPLLIAYFAYMDLARVKPGQFALVTDASHCAGPSFVQLGKALGVRVIAATKDSAEREYLLSLGAEKVIVTEEQDLLMQINKFTDNRGVDVVFDGLGGPQMSLLGDVLAPRGSLVLYGLQGGNQTPFPACAAFQKNIQFFVHCIGNFTGKPELGIIQDQVALQRALRDINQLTADRVLVPLKTTVFPFSQFVEAHRYMDECPCRERVALQVEAV
- a CDS encoding aminotransferase-like domain-containing protein, coding for MTLRGERRADFAYQAVYRYMINLINDVSTDARVKLPSLRQLAGRLNVSISTVQYAYSLLEKEGRVYSVAKSGYYAWPLSANPMVGAGGDLLDRLYAAARRPGMVVLSGDDPSLLASLDSSLLRLERELVRQYPRQLQPWAQPCGVWELRAALAARYTSSPTRCWHADDVYIGADLRGVLDILIEVLGLKGTTVIVESPCDWLVLRLLQDAGVRIIELPWTSQGRLDLVSLDQLLCDEPVHLVLLSSRFSLPAGTVMPTQDRLALAQMLDQYGCWLLENDTFGELGFKEPQAALHELVNPERLMVFSSFEKVLGSEAPYGYLLSRRMSSELQRQFLLRSFRLSSIRQRAIARLYQSGRIDQHLRALRLLLHQQGEQMCQRLDQHLGDQVAFRPPVAGATFWLGSTRPVDMRQVFQRLLARQVVIAPGELFSVSGLHQQYLRLSHTFHGQPDLDIALAAISEALHQAQTD
- the pgm gene encoding phosphoglucomutase (alpha-D-glucose-1,6-bisphosphate-dependent); protein product: MTISPFAGKPAPAQLLVDLPRLVTAYYTGRPDAAISTQRVAFGTSGHRGSSFDLSFNEWHVLAISQAICLYREAQGINGPLFVGLDTHALSTPAGASALEVLAANGVHVMLAEGDEYTPTPAISHAIICYNRGRTSGLADGIVITPSHNPPQSGGYKYNPPNGGPADTHVTKWIEAKANELLAAQLAGVKRMPHAQALKAATTHRHDYLNSYVADLVNVIDMDAIRSADLRLGVDPLGGAGVRYWSAIAEHYRLNLEVVNTEVDATFRFMSVDWDGQIRMDPSSSYAMQGLIGLKERFDVAFACDPDHDRHGIVTPSGGLLAPNNYLAVSIDYLFQNRPEWRADAAVGKTVVSSGLIDRVAARIGRRLYEVPVGFKWFADGLFEGSLGFGGEESAGASFLRKDGTVWSTDKDGLIPALLAAEMTSRKGQDPSQIYRGLTDALGEPFAIRVDAKATPAQKALLGKLSPDQVTSTELAGESIQQILSHAPGNNQAIGGLKVMTENGWFAARPSGTEDIYKIYAESFIGEDHLKRLVEEAQVLVDGAITQ